Proteins co-encoded in one Streptomyces roseochromogenus subsp. oscitans DS 12.976 genomic window:
- a CDS encoding proton-conducting transporter membrane subunit produces MSVIPVALATATGLGGAGALAGLGLPYRARIPVVGVLTAGVGVSGGAAGVAALGGSRWTAVYPGLLPLAGAHVAVDALAGLFMAVAGAVVAAVAVYGVGYAAGRGAHGLGSRSAQAVLPLFALTLLLVPVAASVSTFLLLWELMALASLLLVLAEHRERPPVRQAGVWYTVMTHLGLVLLLVGLALFAAQAGGETFAALRSGAHGISPAVRGLIFVLVAPAFTSKAGAVPLHAWLPRAHPEAPSPVSALMSAAMVNLGVYGLVRTGLDLLGGGPAWWWLWLIAVGGASAVYGILQAAMASDLKRLLAYSTSENMGLVLIGVGACGLFAAYGDRPLAALALAAALLHVVNHAAFKALLFCAAGSVLRSTGLRDLDRLGGLRPRMPATAGLFALAALGAVALPPGNGFISEWLLLQSLIHGLAVPGVAVAVVLPLSVALIALSAGIAAAVFVKALGVCFFARPRDERAASAREAPPLMLVGMALLAVGIVALAVVPGLLGEGLDRAVGAVGLPGSGALTGGGLRVRLADISAQLSPLWVVAALTAAILLATVLPRLYGRRRRRVNARLWDCGGGAPTPRMTYTATSFAEPLQRVFDDVLAPEQDVDVTPVRESAYLVERVRFQHRVPDRIEHRLYEPVLRALAGTGQAARRLAGGSVHLYLGYGFAGLVVLLLVLAVGW; encoded by the coding sequence GTGAGCGTGATTCCGGTCGCCCTCGCGACGGCCACCGGGCTGGGCGGCGCGGGCGCTTTGGCCGGACTCGGACTGCCGTACCGTGCCCGCATCCCGGTCGTCGGGGTCTTGACGGCCGGGGTGGGGGTGAGCGGTGGCGCGGCGGGTGTGGCCGCGCTGGGCGGAAGCCGGTGGACGGCCGTCTACCCTGGGCTGTTGCCGCTGGCGGGGGCGCATGTGGCGGTGGATGCGCTGGCGGGGCTGTTCATGGCGGTGGCGGGGGCGGTCGTGGCCGCGGTCGCGGTGTACGGCGTCGGCTACGCGGCCGGGCGCGGCGCGCACGGGCTCGGGTCACGGTCGGCGCAGGCGGTGCTGCCGTTGTTCGCGCTCACGCTGCTGCTCGTACCGGTGGCGGCCTCGGTGTCCACGTTCCTGCTGCTGTGGGAGCTGATGGCGCTCGCCTCGCTGCTGCTGGTCCTCGCCGAGCACCGGGAGCGCCCGCCGGTACGGCAGGCCGGTGTCTGGTACACGGTGATGACCCACCTCGGTCTGGTTCTGCTGCTGGTCGGGCTCGCGCTGTTCGCCGCGCAGGCGGGCGGGGAGACCTTCGCCGCGCTCCGCTCGGGCGCGCACGGTATCTCGCCGGCCGTACGCGGGCTGATCTTTGTGCTGGTGGCGCCGGCGTTCACCTCGAAGGCGGGCGCTGTCCCGCTGCACGCCTGGCTGCCGCGGGCCCATCCTGAAGCGCCGAGCCCCGTCTCGGCGCTGATGAGCGCCGCCATGGTCAACCTCGGTGTCTACGGCCTCGTCCGCACCGGGCTCGATCTGCTCGGCGGCGGACCGGCCTGGTGGTGGCTGTGGCTGATCGCGGTCGGCGGGGCCAGCGCCGTGTACGGGATCCTGCAGGCGGCGATGGCCTCCGACCTGAAGCGACTGCTGGCGTACTCGACCAGCGAGAACATGGGTCTGGTCCTCATCGGGGTCGGCGCGTGCGGGCTGTTCGCCGCCTACGGCGACCGTCCGCTGGCCGCGCTGGCGCTCGCGGCGGCCCTGCTGCACGTGGTCAACCATGCCGCGTTCAAGGCCCTGTTGTTCTGCGCGGCCGGATCGGTACTGCGCTCCACCGGTCTGCGGGACCTCGACCGGCTGGGCGGGCTGCGTCCCCGGATGCCGGCCACCGCCGGACTGTTCGCGCTGGCCGCGCTCGGCGCGGTGGCGCTGCCGCCGGGCAACGGTTTCATCAGCGAGTGGCTGCTGCTGCAGTCCCTCATCCATGGGCTCGCGGTGCCCGGAGTCGCGGTCGCCGTCGTCCTGCCCCTTTCGGTGGCGTTGATCGCGCTGTCCGCCGGCATCGCCGCCGCTGTCTTCGTCAAGGCGCTCGGCGTCTGCTTCTTCGCCCGGCCGCGCGACGAACGGGCCGCCTCGGCACGGGAGGCGCCACCGCTCATGCTCGTCGGCATGGCTCTGCTCGCTGTGGGGATCGTGGCGCTGGCGGTGGTGCCCGGCCTGCTGGGCGAGGGCCTCGACCGGGCCGTGGGCGCGGTCGGACTGCCGGGCAGTGGGGCGCTCACGGGCGGCGGGCTGAGAGTGCGGCTCGCGGACATCTCCGCGCAGCTGTCCCCGCTGTGGGTGGTGGCCGCCCTCACTGCCGCGATCCTGCTCGCGACCGTGCTGCCCCGGCTCTACGGCCGCCGCAGGCGCCGCGTGAACGCCCGGCTGTGGGACTGCGGGGGAGGGGCGCCGACGCCGCGCATGACGTACACGGCGACCTCGTTCGCCGAGCCGTTGCAGCGGGTCTTCGACGACGTCCTCGCGCCCGAGCAGGACGTGGACGTCACCCCGGTGCGGGAGTCGGCGTACCTGGTGGAGCGGGTGCGCTTCCAGCACCGGGTGCCCGACCGGATCGAGCACCGGCTGTACGAGCCGGTGCTGCGGGCGCTGGCCGGGACCGGACAGGCGGCGCGGCGGCTGGCGGGCGGCAGCGTCCATCTGTATCTCGGCTACGGCTTCGCCGGCCTGGTCGTCCTTCTGCTGGTACTGGCGGTGGGCTGGTGA
- a CDS encoding NADH-quinone oxidoreductase subunit B family protein → MGLLRKIRATGRVAEPAPPGPDGEVPEKARQFGGSVQVRCVDAGSCNGCEIEIAAAFNPVYDAERYGARLVASPRHADVALVTGPVTRNMAEPLRRTVAAMGEPRLVVAVGDCALDCGEFAGGNGVEGAVSDVVPVDLAVPGCPPEPEAIVAALRTVTGR, encoded by the coding sequence ATGGGCCTGTTGCGTAAGATCCGGGCCACCGGGCGGGTCGCCGAACCCGCACCGCCAGGCCCGGACGGGGAAGTGCCGGAGAAGGCACGGCAGTTCGGCGGCTCGGTGCAGGTGCGCTGTGTGGACGCGGGCTCGTGCAACGGCTGCGAGATCGAGATCGCCGCGGCCTTCAACCCGGTGTACGACGCCGAGCGGTACGGGGCGCGGCTGGTGGCTTCGCCCCGGCACGCGGACGTGGCGCTGGTGACGGGGCCGGTGACCCGGAACATGGCCGAGCCGCTGCGCCGTACGGTGGCGGCGATGGGCGAGCCGCGGCTGGTGGTGGCGGTGGGGGACTGCGCCCTCGACTGCGGGGAGTTCGCCGGCGGGAACGGCGTCGAGGGCGCGGTCTCCGACGTCGTACCGGTGGATCTGGCGGTGCCGGGGTGCCCGCCGGAGCCGGAGGCGATCGTGGCCGCGCTCAGGACAGTGACCGGGCGGTGA
- a CDS encoding CBS domain-containing protein, with protein sequence MENPEVRSLMNTAPYSVGEDETLLMAWEVLERSGQRALPVVRADGCCAGVLDRAELAVACAGDVLSRRRVRDLVRSRRTARIHPEESVSHAASVMTEEDTDALPVTDRHGQLVGLLMSRDYVAAAAGLHHRAAAAAVSERPARVTLPGLPPQPAERERGIVIP encoded by the coding sequence ATGGAGAACCCGGAGGTGCGGAGTCTGATGAACACCGCGCCGTACTCGGTCGGCGAGGACGAGACGCTGCTGATGGCCTGGGAGGTCCTGGAACGATCGGGACAGCGAGCCCTGCCCGTGGTCCGCGCGGACGGCTGCTGCGCCGGAGTACTGGACCGGGCCGAACTTGCTGTGGCCTGCGCAGGCGATGTGCTGTCCCGGCGAAGGGTGCGCGATCTCGTGCGCTCCCGCCGGACCGCGCGGATCCACCCGGAGGAGTCCGTGTCGCACGCGGCATCCGTCATGACGGAGGAGGACACCGACGCCCTTCCGGTCACAGACCGGCATGGACAGCTGGTGGGGCTGCTCATGTCCCGGGACTATGTGGCCGCCGCCGCAGGACTGCACCATCGCGCGGCCGCGGCCGCGGTCTCGGAGAGGCCCGCACGGGTCACGTTGCCCGGACTACCGCCGCAGCCCGCAGAGCGCGAGCGCGGAATCGTCATTCCCTAG
- a CDS encoding heavy metal translocating P-type ATPase — translation MAPPRLEPVLLAVTSAALVAGGGAWFNGDGDLADLLWSLGTLSAVLPAMGWVLAALRRGRAGVDLIAVLALGGTLAVHEFLAGALIASMLATGRTLETAARRRAYHDLRALLEHTPRSARRRTEAGVAAIPLADVAVGDLLVVGPGETVPVDGRVESAAAVLDESVLTGEPLHVGRARGESVRSGVVNAGGAFDLRATATEQDSTYAGIVRLARQAGAESAPVVRLADRYAAWFLPLSLAVAGTAWLVSGSAIRAVAVLVVATPCPLLLAAPVAVVSGLSRASRVGVVVRDGGALESLGRARTLLLDKTGTLTRGRPRVVDVIAAPGWQPAEVLRLAASLDQYSPHVLARAIVDAAHERKLTLSVPASVTEEPGVGVSGTVEGRRVRVGRFEMPGGGQSWARAVDNRALLDGAAVAWVCADGQVTGAVLLRDALRYDAHRTLRLLRAAGISRLVMLTGDRAEPAREVGAVLGLDEVRAGLGPADKVAAVRAERDHAVTVMVGDGVNDAPALAAADVGVAMGARGATASSEAADIVLTTDRVDRLADAVSIAVRARRIAVQSALGGMVLSLAAMGVAAAGLLPPAAGALLQEGIDVAVILNALRALRVDQTARPALTPDAEALVRRFAAEHVDLQEVLEAVRGAADRLTDGPGPRALAAVEEAYRLLTERLLPHEYAEEHQLYPALAPTLGGPEATATMSRAHVEIERLSRRIAAHLRLAHDAGGLAAGQLDDLRSCLYGLHTVLCLHFTQEEENYFSLAR, via the coding sequence ATGGCCCCGCCGCGGCTCGAACCCGTGCTGCTGGCGGTCACCTCGGCTGCGCTGGTCGCGGGCGGTGGCGCCTGGTTCAACGGCGACGGTGACCTTGCCGACCTGTTGTGGAGCCTGGGAACCCTGTCCGCCGTGCTCCCGGCCATGGGCTGGGTGCTGGCCGCGCTGCGGCGCGGACGGGCGGGCGTCGATCTGATCGCCGTCCTGGCCCTCGGCGGCACCCTGGCCGTCCACGAGTTTCTGGCCGGTGCCCTCATCGCGTCGATGCTGGCGACGGGCCGCACGCTGGAGACTGCGGCGCGGCGGCGTGCCTACCACGACCTGCGGGCCCTGCTGGAACACACGCCGCGATCGGCCCGGCGTCGCACCGAAGCCGGCGTGGCCGCGATCCCGCTCGCGGACGTCGCCGTCGGTGACCTGCTCGTCGTGGGGCCGGGCGAGACGGTTCCGGTCGACGGGCGCGTGGAAAGCGCCGCCGCGGTCCTGGACGAGTCGGTGCTCACGGGGGAACCGCTGCATGTCGGCCGGGCTCGGGGCGAATCGGTCCGCAGTGGCGTGGTCAACGCCGGTGGAGCCTTCGACCTGCGCGCCACCGCGACCGAGCAGGACAGTACGTACGCCGGGATCGTACGGCTGGCCCGGCAGGCCGGCGCCGAGTCCGCGCCCGTCGTACGGCTGGCCGACCGCTACGCGGCCTGGTTCCTGCCCCTGTCCCTGGCGGTGGCCGGGACTGCCTGGCTGGTGAGCGGCTCCGCGATTCGGGCGGTCGCCGTACTCGTGGTCGCCACCCCGTGCCCCCTCCTGCTGGCGGCGCCGGTCGCCGTGGTGTCCGGACTCTCCCGTGCCTCCCGTGTCGGTGTCGTCGTCCGGGACGGTGGCGCCCTGGAAAGCCTGGGCCGGGCGCGCACTCTCCTGCTGGACAAGACGGGCACGCTGACCCGGGGTCGCCCCCGTGTCGTCGACGTGATCGCCGCGCCCGGCTGGCAGCCGGCGGAGGTGCTCCGGCTGGCCGCTTCGCTCGACCAGTACTCGCCCCACGTTCTGGCGCGGGCCATCGTCGATGCCGCGCACGAGAGAAAGCTGACGTTGTCGGTGCCGGCAAGCGTCACCGAAGAGCCGGGCGTGGGTGTTTCGGGCACCGTGGAGGGACGCCGAGTCCGCGTCGGCCGCTTCGAAATGCCCGGCGGCGGGCAGTCCTGGGCTCGTGCGGTGGACAACAGGGCGCTCCTCGACGGCGCGGCCGTCGCCTGGGTGTGCGCGGACGGTCAGGTCACGGGTGCCGTGCTGCTCCGTGACGCGCTGCGCTACGACGCCCACCGCACCCTGCGCCTTCTGCGGGCGGCGGGTATCTCCCGGCTCGTGATGCTCACGGGTGACCGGGCCGAGCCCGCGCGCGAGGTCGGCGCTGTTCTCGGCCTCGACGAGGTGCGCGCCGGACTCGGCCCGGCGGACAAGGTCGCCGCCGTACGCGCGGAACGCGACCACGCGGTCACCGTGATGGTCGGCGACGGGGTCAACGACGCCCCGGCCCTGGCGGCCGCGGACGTCGGCGTGGCGATGGGTGCCCGAGGCGCCACCGCGTCCTCCGAAGCCGCCGACATCGTCCTGACCACCGACCGCGTCGACCGCCTGGCCGACGCCGTCTCCATCGCCGTACGGGCCCGGCGGATCGCCGTGCAGAGCGCCCTGGGCGGGATGGTGCTGTCCCTCGCCGCGATGGGCGTCGCCGCGGCCGGTCTGCTCCCTCCCGCGGCCGGAGCCCTGCTCCAGGAGGGCATCGATGTCGCGGTCATCCTCAACGCCCTGCGCGCCCTGAGGGTCGACCAGACCGCGCGGCCGGCCCTCACCCCCGATGCGGAAGCTCTTGTCCGCCGCTTCGCGGCCGAGCACGTCGACCTGCAGGAGGTGCTCGAAGCCGTGCGGGGTGCCGCCGACCGCCTCACCGACGGTCCGGGTCCGCGGGCCCTCGCCGCGGTCGAGGAGGCGTACCGGCTGCTCACCGAACGCCTGCTCCCCCATGAATACGCCGAGGAGCACCAGCTCTACCCTGCCCTCGCCCCCACGCTCGGCGGCCCTGAGGCCACGGCCACCATGAGCCGGGCGCACGTGGAGATCGAGCGTCTGTCCCGGCGCATCGCCGCGCATCTGCGACTGGCCCACGACGCCGGCGGCCTGGCCGCGGGGCAGCTCGATGATCTGCGCTCCTGTCTGTACGGATTGCACACCGTCCTGTGTCTTCACTTCACGCAGGAGGAGGAGAACTACTTCTCGCTGGCCCGGTGA
- a CDS encoding GNAT family N-acetyltransferase, whose translation MTGIQEAPVHALLSDGTTVRIRQAGPADREEVLRLYQEMSPENLRLRFFSVSPASAREAADRVAAGERPGYRALAAEHKGHGYEGHLVGLAEYEVLPPGGTADISVAVADGWHHRGVATLLLEHLADAARTAGVTAFSADALSENHDMLKVFHDLGLRVTRHFDGPEVHCTVELTEDDAYLNAVEARGRVADVVSMQPLLRPRAVVVIGAGRRPGSVGRAILRNIGADAYTGPVFAVHPEADTIAGVHAYRSVADLPRVADLAVIAVPAAAVPEVAEQCGKAGVGALLVVSAGLDRHQSGALMDACRRHGMRLVGPNCLGLANTEDGVRLDATFAAHRPGPGTAGVAVQSGGVGIALLDGLARLGIGVSSFVSLGDKYDVSGNDMLQWWESDGHTDLALLHLESFGNPRAFSRTARRVARTMPVLTVDAGRSEAGRRGAASHTAAAAVPTMTRQVLFAQAGITATRTIGELLDTAALFHAQPLPRGPKVAVVSNAAGVGVLAADACAEAGLDVPSLGADLVNELLGLLPDGATATNPVDVTAVVGEEQLRSCTGLLARHGAVDTVLVTLVPTAVATATGEDLVRALTRPPGRLPRPVLAVLPTQAARVELLPTAVETTVPAYSDAEDAARALARATARAHWLSRPPSRVPELPDVETGRAREIVAAYLDGNPEGGWLDPQATATLLGCYAIPQIPWAWARDEDEAVTAAERLAGPDGRVVMKAYWPGLLHKSEQHALHLDLQNLSQIRAAHRDLVTRFGDRMTGVVVQPLAERGTELFAGVVQDDVFGPLVVFGLGGTATELLADHAARLAPLTELDAHDLLTSPRCSPLLFGYAGSPAADLGALEQLLHRLSRMASDLPQLADADLNPVLAGPHGITTLDARIRLVPRQAHDPYLRRLR comes from the coding sequence ATGACCGGCATCCAGGAAGCCCCAGTGCACGCACTGCTGAGCGACGGCACCACCGTGCGGATACGGCAGGCGGGCCCGGCGGACCGCGAAGAGGTGCTGCGGCTGTACCAGGAGATGTCGCCGGAGAACCTGCGGCTGCGGTTCTTCTCCGTCAGCCCGGCCTCCGCCCGGGAGGCGGCGGACCGGGTGGCCGCGGGCGAGCGGCCCGGCTATCGGGCGCTGGCCGCCGAGCACAAGGGACACGGGTATGAGGGACATCTGGTGGGCCTGGCCGAATACGAGGTCCTGCCGCCCGGTGGCACCGCGGACATCTCGGTGGCCGTCGCCGACGGATGGCACCACCGGGGTGTGGCCACGCTGCTGCTGGAACACCTGGCGGACGCGGCCCGTACGGCAGGCGTGACGGCGTTCAGCGCGGACGCCCTGTCCGAGAACCACGACATGCTGAAGGTCTTCCACGACCTGGGACTGCGCGTCACCCGCCACTTCGACGGACCTGAGGTGCACTGCACGGTCGAACTCACCGAGGACGACGCCTACTTGAACGCCGTCGAGGCCCGGGGACGGGTCGCCGACGTCGTCAGCATGCAGCCGCTGCTGCGGCCGAGGGCCGTCGTGGTGATCGGTGCGGGCCGCAGGCCGGGTTCGGTGGGACGGGCAATACTCCGGAACATCGGTGCCGACGCCTACACCGGGCCGGTCTTCGCCGTACACCCGGAGGCCGACACGATCGCCGGGGTGCACGCCTACCGGTCCGTCGCCGACCTGCCGCGGGTGGCCGACCTGGCCGTGATCGCCGTACCGGCCGCAGCCGTTCCCGAAGTGGCCGAGCAGTGCGGCAAGGCAGGCGTGGGCGCTCTGCTGGTGGTGTCCGCGGGCCTGGACCGGCATCAGTCCGGTGCCCTCATGGACGCGTGCCGGCGCCACGGCATGCGGCTCGTCGGCCCGAACTGCCTGGGCCTGGCCAACACCGAGGACGGCGTCCGGCTCGACGCGACCTTCGCCGCGCACCGTCCCGGGCCCGGCACCGCCGGTGTCGCCGTACAGTCCGGCGGTGTCGGCATCGCGCTGCTGGACGGGCTCGCCCGGCTCGGCATCGGCGTGTCCAGTTTCGTCTCACTCGGCGACAAGTACGACGTCAGCGGCAACGACATGCTCCAGTGGTGGGAAAGCGACGGGCACACCGACCTGGCGCTGCTGCACCTGGAGTCGTTCGGCAACCCGCGCGCCTTCTCCCGTACCGCCCGCCGGGTGGCCCGCACGATGCCGGTGCTCACCGTCGACGCGGGCCGGTCCGAAGCCGGACGGCGCGGTGCGGCCTCCCACACCGCGGCGGCGGCCGTACCGACCATGACCCGGCAGGTCCTGTTCGCCCAGGCCGGCATCACCGCGACACGGACCATCGGCGAACTCCTGGACACCGCCGCCCTGTTCCACGCACAACCTCTCCCCAGGGGCCCCAAGGTCGCCGTCGTCAGCAACGCGGCCGGAGTGGGCGTCCTGGCCGCCGACGCGTGCGCGGAAGCCGGACTCGACGTCCCATCGCTCGGCGCCGACCTGGTGAACGAGCTTCTCGGCCTGTTGCCGGACGGCGCCACCGCCACCAACCCCGTGGACGTGACCGCGGTGGTCGGAGAGGAGCAACTGCGTTCGTGCACAGGCCTCCTGGCCCGGCACGGGGCCGTCGACACCGTCCTGGTCACGCTGGTCCCCACCGCGGTCGCCACGGCCACCGGCGAGGACCTGGTGCGCGCGCTGACCCGGCCCCCGGGGCGGCTCCCCCGCCCGGTCCTCGCGGTCCTTCCCACTCAGGCGGCCCGTGTCGAGCTGCTGCCGACCGCCGTCGAGACCACCGTCCCCGCCTACTCGGACGCGGAGGACGCGGCCCGCGCCCTGGCCCGCGCCACCGCCCGCGCCCACTGGCTCTCCCGGCCGCCCAGCCGCGTACCGGAGTTGCCGGACGTGGAGACCGGTCGCGCGCGGGAGATCGTCGCCGCATACCTGGACGGCAACCCGGAAGGTGGCTGGCTCGATCCGCAGGCGACCGCGACGCTCCTGGGTTGCTACGCCATCCCGCAGATCCCCTGGGCATGGGCGCGGGACGAGGACGAAGCCGTCACCGCGGCGGAGCGGCTCGCGGGACCTGACGGGCGGGTCGTGATGAAGGCCTACTGGCCAGGGTTGCTGCACAAGAGCGAGCAGCACGCTCTGCACCTGGACCTGCAGAACCTGTCCCAGATCAGAGCCGCTCACCGGGATCTGGTCACCCGGTTCGGTGACCGGATGACCGGCGTGGTCGTCCAGCCGCTCGCGGAACGCGGCACCGAACTGTTCGCCGGCGTCGTCCAGGACGACGTCTTCGGACCGCTGGTGGTGTTCGGGCTCGGCGGTACGGCGACGGAGCTGCTCGCCGACCACGCGGCCCGGCTGGCCCCGCTGACCGAGCTCGACGCGCACGACCTGCTGACCTCGCCCCGCTGTTCCCCGCTGCTGTTCGGGTACGCCGGCAGCCCCGCCGCCGACCTCGGTGCCCTGGAACAGCTGCTCCACCGGCTGTCCCGGATGGCCTCGGACCTGCCCCAGCTGGCGGACGCCGATCTCAACCCGGTGCTGGCCGGGCCGCACGGGATCACGACGCTCGATGCCCGCATCCGGCTCGTTCCGCGCCAGGCTCACGACCCGTACCTGCGCCGACTGCGCTGA
- a CDS encoding CBS domain-containing protein, with translation MQPTKIGAVMTDDVVTAGYGTPFKDVVRLLREHRISGLPVIDEDDKVMGVVSETDLMRRQARPSEPGGRPGAWVQRLRRGARRDAARSRARTAGCLMSAPAVTVPAEATLREAARLMTLHGIERLPVVDEEDRLVGIVTRRDLLQVFLRSDEEIRQAVRSEVLVDALWLGPHVVEVEVYDGVVTLTGQLERRSDVTVAVALTRRLDGVVDVVDHLTCRFDDRHPQSAGPAARGEADDWLRKL, from the coding sequence ATGCAACCCACGAAGATCGGCGCCGTCATGACCGACGACGTCGTCACGGCCGGCTACGGCACTCCGTTCAAGGACGTCGTCCGCCTCCTGCGCGAACATCGCATCAGCGGGCTGCCGGTGATCGACGAGGACGACAAGGTCATGGGTGTCGTCTCCGAGACCGATCTGATGCGGCGCCAGGCGCGCCCGTCGGAGCCGGGCGGCCGTCCCGGCGCATGGGTACAACGGCTGCGGCGCGGTGCGCGGCGGGACGCCGCCAGATCGCGGGCTCGTACGGCCGGGTGCCTGATGTCGGCGCCCGCCGTGACGGTGCCCGCGGAGGCGACTCTCCGCGAGGCCGCCCGGCTGATGACGCTGCACGGCATCGAGCGGCTGCCCGTGGTCGACGAGGAGGACCGGCTCGTCGGCATCGTCACCCGGCGCGATCTGCTGCAGGTCTTTCTGCGCTCCGACGAGGAGATCCGGCAGGCAGTACGAAGCGAGGTGCTGGTCGACGCGCTGTGGCTCGGCCCGCACGTCGTCGAGGTCGAGGTGTACGACGGTGTGGTCACCCTCACCGGGCAGTTGGAGCGCCGTAGCGACGTCACGGTGGCGGTCGCCCTGACCCGGCGCCTGGACGGGGTGGTCGACGTGGTCGACCACCTCACCTGTCGCTTCGACGACCGGCACCCACAATCTGCCGGACCGGCCGCGCGCGGCGAGGCCGACGACTGGTTGCGCAAGCTGTGA
- a CDS encoding sulfocyanin-like copper-binding protein: MTTRRRTLWLVVAVAAAAVVLGIATTALLATTGTYGSAPPGWTAPAARCAVPALPGRTVDVTADDMGPGMMSPAPGRYPWYPTGMMRLTAQPATVPAGTISLRVRNVGALTHEVLVLPLPTGQFAGERLVGPDGRISETGSVGEASRSCQAGSGHGITPGAMGWTTLTLQPGRYELLCNVPGHYAAGMYAELDVTGG, from the coding sequence GTGACCACGCGCCGACGCACGCTGTGGCTGGTCGTCGCCGTGGCTGCCGCAGCCGTGGTGCTGGGCATCGCGACGACCGCCTTGCTCGCCACCACTGGCACTTACGGCTCAGCCCCGCCGGGATGGACGGCCCCGGCCGCGCGGTGCGCGGTGCCTGCTCTCCCCGGCCGTACCGTGGACGTGACCGCGGACGACATGGGCCCGGGCATGATGAGCCCCGCTCCTGGCCGGTACCCCTGGTACCCCACGGGCATGATGCGCCTGACCGCTCAGCCGGCGACGGTCCCGGCCGGGACGATCTCACTGCGGGTGAGAAACGTCGGTGCCCTCACCCACGAGGTCCTCGTGCTCCCGCTGCCGACGGGCCAGTTCGCGGGGGAGAGGCTCGTCGGCCCCGACGGACGGATCAGCGAGACGGGCAGCGTGGGCGAAGCCTCCCGCAGCTGCCAAGCGGGCAGCGGCCACGGCATCACCCCGGGCGCGATGGGCTGGACCACACTCACGCTGCAGCCCGGCCGCTACGAACTCCTCTGCAACGTCCCCGGTCACTACGCGGCCGGCATGTACGCCGAGCTCGACGTAACGGGCGGCTGA
- a CDS encoding SHOCT domain-containing protein, whose amino-acid sequence MWYGGWGGGGWLLMTVIMILFWGLLIAGGVALVHYFSGARSHQPGWPPPGEGGGASRRAEDLLAERFARGEIDEDEYQRRLATLREHR is encoded by the coding sequence ATGTGGTACGGCGGCTGGGGCGGGGGCGGATGGCTCCTCATGACCGTGATCATGATTCTTTTCTGGGGGCTGCTGATCGCCGGGGGCGTCGCCCTCGTCCACTACTTCAGCGGCGCCCGCAGTCACCAGCCAGGCTGGCCCCCGCCCGGCGAGGGCGGAGGGGCGAGCAGGCGCGCGGAGGATCTGCTCGCAGAGCGATTCGCCCGTGGAGAGATCGACGAGGACGAGTACCAACGCCGCCTCGCGACGCTGCGGGAGCACCGGTGA
- a CDS encoding hydrogenase maturation protease: MSVSTRIAVIAVGDPSRHDAGVGGAVLSRLREYALKRPFPPGTVLAECDLDPGRLIRLWDGTELTVVLEAVHPHPSHPGRIHRLEWDPSRPTRSGTLLPRGLGEAVEVAYELDRLPARLVVYAVDTADTSLGPGLSPSVGAAVDMLVARVEDEIVRHRTAAARGATDPATA, from the coding sequence ATGAGTGTCTCCACGCGCATCGCGGTCATCGCGGTCGGCGACCCGTCCCGGCACGACGCGGGCGTCGGCGGGGCGGTCCTGTCCCGCCTGCGTGAGTACGCGCTGAAGAGGCCTTTCCCACCAGGCACCGTCCTTGCCGAGTGCGACCTCGATCCGGGGCGGCTGATCCGGTTGTGGGACGGCACCGAACTGACCGTGGTGCTGGAGGCGGTGCACCCGCACCCGAGTCACCCCGGCCGCATCCACCGTCTGGAATGGGACCCCAGCCGACCGACGCGGTCAGGGACGCTCCTCCCGCGCGGACTCGGCGAGGCCGTCGAGGTGGCGTACGAGCTGGACCGGCTGCCTGCCCGCCTCGTGGTGTACGCCGTCGATACGGCCGACACCTCTCTCGGACCGGGTCTGTCGCCGTCCGTCGGCGCCGCGGTGGACATGCTGGTCGCGCGCGTCGAGGACGAGATCGTCCGGCATCGGACAGCTGCGGCACGCGGAGCCACGGACCCTGCCACGGCATAG
- a CDS encoding Crp/Fnr family transcriptional regulator — MTSATTVTMALSTEYRDRLMRLAREVSFDAGTRLFEEGRRANRFWIIRTGTIALDLHVPGRRPAVIESLGHGELVGWSWHFPPYLWHLGAEAMSPVRAWEFDAESVRVLCAEDPGFGRAIAVWVGQVVAQRLHASRIRLLDLYAPYGSGGLI, encoded by the coding sequence ATGACTTCCGCCACCACCGTGACCATGGCCTTGTCAACCGAGTACCGCGACCGTCTGATGCGCCTCGCCCGCGAGGTCTCCTTCGATGCCGGCACTCGCCTGTTCGAGGAGGGCCGGCGCGCCAACCGCTTCTGGATCATCCGCACCGGCACCATCGCCCTCGACCTGCATGTGCCCGGCCGCCGTCCCGCTGTCATCGAGTCGCTCGGACACGGCGAACTGGTCGGCTGGTCCTGGCACTTTCCGCCGTACCTCTGGCACCTGGGTGCCGAGGCCATGAGCCCCGTGCGGGCGTGGGAGTTCGATGCCGAGTCCGTGCGGGTGCTGTGCGCCGAGGACCCCGGGTTCGGCCGGGCGATCGCGGTCTGGGTCGGACAGGTGGTCGCGCAGCGTCTGCATGCCTCCCGGATCCGGCTGCTCGACCTCTACGCCCCCTACGGCAGCGGCGGCCTGATATGA